CGCGCCGACGGTGACGGGGGCGCCGTGCTCCTCGGCGGTGCGCACCAGGGCGTCGGCCGCACCCGGTGGCAGCACGTCGTCGCTGTCCAGGAAGAGGACGTACTTCCCGGACGCGACCGCGATCCCGTCGTTGCGGGGGGTGCCGCACCCCCCGCTGTTCTCCGTGCGGTGCACGACCTTGAGGCGGGGGTGCGCGGCCGCCAGCTCGTCCAGCACCCGCGCGGTGCCGTCGGACGAGGCGTCGTTCACCGCGATGACCTCGGCGACCACCGGGCCCTGGGCGAGGGCCGAGGAGACGGCCTCGCCCACGAGCCGGGCGTCGTTGTACGCGATGACCACGACGGAGACCGTGGGGAGGTTGCTGCTGTTCACCCGAAGGATCCTAGGCGACCCACATAAAGGCGCCTTCAAACCCTCCGGGGCAGATTCCCTCGGAAGGGGACTAGAACGGCCGGAATTCGTCGTACTCCTTCTGCGCCGAGTCCCCGCGCTGAGCGTCCTTCTCCTTGCGGCGGGTGGTGGCCGGACGCGGGGCGTCCAGACGGTGGTCCTCGCCGCGGCGGCCCAGCATCTCGGCCCCGGCCATCACGGTCGGCTCCCAGTCGAAGACGACCGCGTTCTCGTCGGAGCCGATGGCCACGCCGTCACCGGCGCGGGCGCCGGCCTTCCTGAGCGCCTCCTCGACGCCGAGGCGGTTGAGGCGGTCGGCGAGGTAGCCGACGGCCTCGTCGTTGTTGAAGTCGGTCTGGCGGACCCAGCGCTCCGGCTTCTCGCCGCGCACGTTGTAGACGTCCTCGACCTCGTCGTAGGTGACGGTGAAGCCGGTGTCGTCCACGGCCTTCGGACGGATGACGATGCGGGTCGCCTCCTCCTTCGGCTTGCGGGCGCGGGCCTTGGCGATGCCCTCGGCGAGGAAGTAGGACAGCTCCTTCAGGCCCGTACGGGCGACCGCGGAGACCTCGAAGACCTTGTAGCCGCGCGCCTCCAGGTCCGGGCGGACCATGTCGGCGAGCTCCTGGCCGTCCGGGATGTCGACCTTGTTCAGGACGACGAGGCGCGGACGCTTCTCCAGGCCGCCGCCGTAGAGCTTGAGCTCCTCCTCGATGACGTCGAGGTCGGCGATCGGGTCGCGGTCGGACTCCAGGGTGGCGGTGTCCAGGACGTGCACGAGCACCGAGCAGCGCTCGACGTGGCGCAGGAACTCCAGGCCCAGGCCACGGCCCTGGCTGGCGCCGGGGATCAGGCCGGGGACGTCGGCGATCGTGTAGACGGTCGAGCCGGCGGTGACGACGCCCAGGTTCGGGACGAGGGTGGTGAAGGGGTAGTCCGCGATCTTCGGCTTGGCCGAGGAGAGCACCGAGATCAGCGAGGACTTGCCGGCGCTCGGGAAGCCGACCAGCGCCACGTCGGCGACGGTCTTGAGCTCCAGGACGATGTCGCCGGTGGTGCCGGGGACGCCGAGGAACGCGAAGCCGGGCGCCTTGCGGCGGGCAGAGGAGAGCGCCGCGTTGCCGAGACCGCCGCGGCCGCCCTCGGCGGCCACGTAGGTGGTGCCCTGGCCGACGAGGTCGGCGAGGACGTTGCCCTCCTTGTCGAGGACGACGGTGCCGTCCGGCACGGGCAGGATCATGTCCTGGCCGTCCTTGCCGGAACGGTTGCCGCCCTCGCCGGGCTTGCCGTTGGTGGCCTTGCGGTGGGGGCTGTGGTGGTAGTCGAGCAGGGTGGTGATCGCCTGCTCCACCACCAGGATGACGTCGCCGCCGCGGCCGCCGTTTCCGCCGTCGGGGCCGCCGAGCGGCTTGAACTTCTCCCGGTGAACGGAGGCGCAGCCGTGGCCCCCGTTACCCGCGGCGACGTGCAGCTCGACGCGGTCCACGAAGGTGGTCATGGTTGTTCCTCCAGTTACATGCGGGAATGTCCCGGACAGGCCTTGCTGTCCATTAAAACGTCTGTACGTACCAACGCACCGAGGGCGGACCTCTCTTCCCGGCTGACGCCGGGAAGAGCTGAGATCCGCCCTCGGGAAGTTACGAACGCTTGATCAGCAGAAGCTGGATCAGGCGGCCGGAACGATGTTGACGACCTTGCGGCCACGGTGCGTGCCGAACTGCACGGCACCCGCCTGCAGCGCGAACAGCGTGTCGTCGCCACCACGGCCGACACCCGAACCCGGGTGGAAGTGGGTGCCACGCTGGCGGACGAGGATCTCGCCGGCGGAGACGACCTGACCGCCGAAGCGCTTCACGCCGAGCCGCTGGGCATTGGAGTCGCGCCCGTTCCGGGTGGACGATGCGCCCTTCTTGTGTGCCATGTCTCAGTCCCTCTTACTTCGCAGCCGCGGGGATACCGGTGACCTTGATCGCCGTGTACTGCTGGCGGTGACCCTGGCGACGGCGGTAGCCGGTCTTGTTCTTGTACCGAAGGATGTCGATCTTCGCACCCTTGTGGTGGTCCACGATCTCGGCCTGGACCTTGATGCCGGCCAGGACCCACGGGTCGCTGGTCACGGCGTCGCCGTCGACAACGAGCAGGGTCGAGAGCTCGACCGTGTCGCCAACCTTGGCAGTGGAAATCTTGTCAACCTCAACGATGTCGCCGACAGCAACCTTGTGCTGGCGACCACCGCTGCGCACGATGGCGTACACGCGGATCTCTCTCTCACTCGGGACGGATGCTCCTGAAGCCAGCCGCTCAGGCGGGCCGGGGCCCACGCTGATCCGGATTGGACGAGCGGCCTCTCCCATACAGCGCTTGCGCGCGGAATAGCGGGAGGAAGGTGCTCAGAAGCGCGGCGCACACTGGACGGATTCGTCCAAGACACGCCGACGGTCTAGGTTACGGGGCCGGTTCCGGAGGGTCAAACCGGGCCCCGCACGGCCGTGGGCCCCGCCGCTCGGCGGGGCCCACGGTCATGAGCGGATCAGGCTTCGGTCGGAGCCGAGACGGAGGGCAGCGTCTGCTGCTCCGCCGCCGCGGTCTTCTTCGTCGCCCGCTTCGCCACGGTCTTCTTGGTCGTGGCCGCCTTCTTGGCCACGGTCTTCTTGGCGGCCGCCGCCTTCTTGGCCGGGGCCTTCTTCGCCGTGGTCGCCTTCTTGGCCGGAGCCTTCTTGGCGGCCTTCTTCGCCGGTGCGGCCTTCTTCGCCGGTGCGGCCTCCTCGGCCGGTGCGGCTTCCTCGGCCGGTGCGGCTTCCTCGACGGGCTCCGGGGCCTCGGTCGCCGGAGCGGCCTCGACGACCACCACGGCGGCCTCTGCCGCGCCTGCCGGGGACCCGGCGGGCGCGGTGGCCTTACGGGTGGCACGCCGGCGCGGACGGGCCGGTGCGGCCTCCGCCACGGGGGCCTCCTCGGCCACGGCCACCGGCTCGGGCTCGACGACGGCCGGCTCGGGCTCGACGACGGGCTCGGGCTCCGGCACGACGACCGGCTCCGGGGCCACCTCGGCCACGGGGGCCGGGGCGCCCGCCGGGGCGGTGGCCTTACGGGTCGCACGGCGACGGGTACGGCCCTTGGGGGCCTCCTCCGCCACCGGCTCCGCGACGACCTCGGCCACGGGCTCGGGCTCGGGCACCAGCACCGTGTCGGCCGGCTCGGTCACCGGCTCGGTCCCGGCCCCGGAGGCCGGGGCCTGCGCCGGAGCGGCCGCACCGCGCGGGGCGCCCGCCGGAGCGGTCGCCTTGCGGGTGGCGCGGCGCCGGTTGCGACGGCTGCTCAGGCCCGCAGCGGCCTCGGCCTCGGCCGGACTGCCGTAGAGCTCCTCGTCCGCGACGAACTCCGGCTCGGGCAGCGCACGCGGGGCGGCGGCCTCGGCAGCCACCTCCGCCTCGGACTCAAAGCCCTCCGTGTCGACCGTCTCGACCTCGTGGTCGTGCTGGTCGAACTCGCCACGGCCACCGCGGCGCTTCGAGCGCTTGCCGTTGCCACCGCCGCCGATCGCGGTCGGCGTCTCCATGTGCACGATGACACCGCGGCCGTTGCAGTGGACACAGGTCTCGGAGAAGGACTCCAGCAGGCCCTGGCCCACCCGCTTGCGGGTCATCTGGACCAGGCCCAGCGAGGTGACCTCGGCCACCTGGTGCTTCGTACGGTCGCGGCCCAGGCACTCCAGCATGCGCCGCAGGACCAGGTCGCGGTTGGACTCCAGGACCATGTCGATGAAGTCGATGACGACGATGCCGCCCAGGTCGCGCAGCCGCAGCTGGCGCACGATCTCCTCGGCCGCCTCCAGGTTGTTCCTGGTGACGGTCTCTTCGAGGTTGCCGCCCTGACCGGTGAACTTGCCGGTGTTGACGTCGATGACGATCATCGCCTCGGTCTTGTCGATCACAAGCGAGCCGCCCGAGGGCAGCCACACCTTGCGGTCGAGCGCCTTGGCGAGCTGCTCGTCGATCCGGTACGTCGCGAAGACGTCGACCTCGGAGGTCCAGCGGGACAGCCGGTCGCCCAGGTCCGGGGCCACGTGGTTCACGTAGCCGTGGATGGTCTCCCACGCGCCGTCACCGCTGACGATGACCTTCGAGAAGTCCTCGTTGAAGATGTCGCGCACGACGCGGACGGTCATGTCCGGCTCGCCGTACAGCAGGCTCGGCGATGAGGTCGAGATCTGCTTCGACTTCTTCTGGATGTCCTCCCACTGGGCCTGCAGGCGCTCGACGTCGCGGCGCAGCTCGTCCTCGCTCGCGCCCTCGGCGGCGGTGCGCACGATGACGCCCGCGTCCTCGGGGACGATCTTCTTGAGGATGGTCTTCAGGCGCGCGCGCTCGGTGTCGGGCAGCTTGCGGCTGATGCCGGTCATCGAGCCCTCGGGCACGTAGACCAGGTAGCGGCCGGGCAGCGAGACCTGGCTGGTCAGGCGGGCGCCCTTGTGGCCGATCGGGTCCTTGGTGACCTGCACGAGGACCGACTGGCCGGACTTGAGGGCGGACTCGATGCGGCGCGGCCCGTTGGCCATGCCGAGCGCCTCGAAGTTGACCTCACCGGCGTACAGGACCGCGTTGCGGCCCTTGCCGATGTCGATGAAGGCGGCCTCCATCGACGGCAGCACGTTCTGGACCTTGCCCAGGTAGACGTTGCCGACGTACGAGGTGGCTTCTTCCTTGTTGACGTAGTGCTCGACGAGCACGTTGTCCTCGAGG
Above is a genomic segment from Streptomyces sp. NBC_01233 containing:
- a CDS encoding Rne/Rng family ribonuclease, whose amino-acid sequence is MLNNENDTTAGNADSGSPSDNLPPRRRRRAASRPAGPPGGTTAEATPATEDAPADSRASEAEAAPAAAPARPRRRATRAVAAPETPAEAVVEAPAAAAPAAVPVTEEPAAAPAPRARRRATRAVAAPEAPAAEAAPVVEEEAPAAPAPRARRRATRAVTAPAAESAAAPAPVVEAAPVVEEEAPAAPAPRARRRATRAVAAPEAPAAEAAPVVEEEAPAAPAPRARRRATRAVTAPAAESAAVVETPAAEAEPVVEEAPKAAARAFTVADALDSPKRGGRRRATRSTTAPAAPAQPAAETEAPAAPARARRAARPAVAVFQAPVFAEPMFQTPETAAMAAAAARAAAPADEVEEEEETEVEAEVVQTPAPQPAGRRRRRGRGAAESAPAAESVPVSLPEVLAEEEPEAELEEESAEFEEGDESGERPSRRRRRGGRRRRRGEAADLDESAEEEAEAEAESAEQEADEEEEDEAEEALGSSSSRRRRRRRRRSGDGAAEAAEAGDEDGVRTVVKVREPRPAREKAEPSDEVQSIKGSTRLEAKKQRRREGREQGRRRVPIITEAEFLARREAVERVMVVRQSGERTQIGVLEDNVLVEHYVNKEEATSYVGNVYLGKVQNVLPSMEAAFIDIGKGRNAVLYAGEVNFEALGMANGPRRIESALKSGQSVLVQVTKDPIGHKGARLTSQVSLPGRYLVYVPEGSMTGISRKLPDTERARLKTILKKIVPEDAGVIVRTAAEGASEDELRRDVERLQAQWEDIQKKSKQISTSSPSLLYGEPDMTVRVVRDIFNEDFSKVIVSGDGAWETIHGYVNHVAPDLGDRLSRWTSEVDVFATYRIDEQLAKALDRKVWLPSGGSLVIDKTEAMIVIDVNTGKFTGQGGNLEETVTRNNLEAAEEIVRQLRLRDLGGIVVIDFIDMVLESNRDLVLRRMLECLGRDRTKHQVAEVTSLGLVQMTRKRVGQGLLESFSETCVHCNGRGVIVHMETPTAIGGGGNGKRSKRRGGRGEFDQHDHEVETVDTEGFESEAEVAAEAAAPRALPEPEFVADEELYGSPAEAEAAAGLSSRRNRRRATRKATAPAGAPRGAAAPAQAPASGAGTEPVTEPADTVLVPEPEPVAEVVAEPVAEEAPKGRTRRRATRKATAPAGAPAPVAEVAPEPVVVPEPEPVVEPEPAVVEPEPVAVAEEAPVAEAAPARPRRRATRKATAPAGSPAGAAEAAVVVVEAAPATEAPEPVEEAAPAEEAAPAEEAAPAKKAAPAKKAAKKAPAKKATTAKKAPAKKAAAAKKTVAKKAATTKKTVAKRATKKTAAAEQQTLPSVSAPTEA
- the obgE gene encoding GTPase ObgE; translated protein: MTTFVDRVELHVAAGNGGHGCASVHREKFKPLGGPDGGNGGRGGDVILVVEQAITTLLDYHHSPHRKATNGKPGEGGNRSGKDGQDMILPVPDGTVVLDKEGNVLADLVGQGTTYVAAEGGRGGLGNAALSSARRKAPGFAFLGVPGTTGDIVLELKTVADVALVGFPSAGKSSLISVLSSAKPKIADYPFTTLVPNLGVVTAGSTVYTIADVPGLIPGASQGRGLGLEFLRHVERCSVLVHVLDTATLESDRDPIADLDVIEEELKLYGGGLEKRPRLVVLNKVDIPDGQELADMVRPDLEARGYKVFEVSAVARTGLKELSYFLAEGIAKARARKPKEEATRIVIRPKAVDDTGFTVTYDEVEDVYNVRGEKPERWVRQTDFNNDEAVGYLADRLNRLGVEEALRKAGARAGDGVAIGSDENAVVFDWEPTVMAGAEMLGRRGEDHRLDAPRPATTRRKEKDAQRGDSAQKEYDEFRPF
- the rpmA gene encoding 50S ribosomal protein L27, giving the protein MAHKKGASSTRNGRDSNAQRLGVKRFGGQVVSAGEILVRQRGTHFHPGSGVGRGGDDTLFALQAGAVQFGTHRGRKVVNIVPAA
- the rplU gene encoding 50S ribosomal protein L21, which produces MYAIVRSGGRQHKVAVGDIVEVDKISTAKVGDTVELSTLLVVDGDAVTSDPWVLAGIKVQAEIVDHHKGAKIDILRYKNKTGYRRRQGHRQQYTAIKVTGIPAAAK